The sequence GGTGGCCGCCTACCAGGGCGCTCGCGCCGAGCAGCGACGCGCGGCCCACCTGCTGGACCAGGCCCGCCGCGAGCAACAGGCCGTCACCGCCAACCGCAGCACCCGCAAGCGCCTGAAGGACAAGAACGACAACGACGCCCGCTCCATGGGCGCGAAGGTCGTCGCCGGCTGGGCCGAGGACCGCGCCGGCCACCGCGTGGGCGTGCTGCGCCGGGAGTTCGAGCGGGTCAGCGACGCGGTTGGCGAGTTCACCGCGGACAAGACGGTGGGCCGCTCCGTCTTCGTGGGCTACGTGCGCTCGCCCAACCCGTGGCTCTTCACCCTCGACGTGCCGGCCGTGCACGCGGGGGACGTGGAGCTGCTCGGGCCCGTGAATCTGTCCGTGGGCCGCGAGGCCCGGGTGCGCGTCGAAGGCCCCAATGGCGCCGGGAAGAGCACCCTGGTGCGCGCGCTGCTGGACCACTCCCGCGTGCCCCTGGAGCGCGTGCTGTACCTGCCCCAGGACGTCGGCGCCGTGGAGGCCCGGGCCACGCTGGACGCGGTGAGGGAGCTGCCTCCCGAGGAGCGCGGGCGCGTGCTGTCCCTGGTGGCCGCGCTCGGCGTGGACCCGGAGCGACTGCTCGCCTCGGAGCAGCCGTCCCCGGGCGAGGCGCGCAAGCTGCTCATCGCGCGCGGGCTGGGCCAGCATGCCTGGGCGCTGGTGCTGGACGAGCCCACGAACCACCTGGACCTGCCCTCCATCGAACGGCTGGAGGTGGCCCTGCGCGAGTACCCGGGAGCGCTGCTGCTCGTGTCCCATGACGCCGCGTTCGCCCGCGCCTGCACCTCCGAGTCCTGGCGCGTGGAGCATGGGCGTGTGGAGGTGACGTCCGGGTGAGCGCGCGACGTCGGAGGTGAATCGGCAGGCCCGGACGAAATCGCCGGGAAGATTTTCGAGGGCCCTCGTTCTCCGGGGGCAACCGACGCAACCCGCGTCCCTTCCCTGGAGAACAACGATGAAGATGACCCGCCTTCTGCCCGCGCTCGTCCTGGGCCTGTCCCTCACCAGCCTCCCCGCGCTCGCCGACAGCACGTCCTGCACGCCGTCCAACGTGGCGGTGTTGTCCAACCGCATCCACGTGAAGTGCGCCGCGTCCGCCGCCGGGGGCATCTGGTACTTCGCGCTCCCCACCTCCGACAGCGCGCATGCGAACCGGACGCTCAGCCTGCTCACCACCGCGCTCGCCGGCGGCCGCACGCTGTCCATCGACTACAACCCGTCCAGCACCGCCGGCACCAGCATCGGCTGTCTGTCCAGTGACTGCCGGCTGATCAACTGGATTGCAATGTGGTGAACCGCGTCGGACTCCCGAGGTCTCTTATGGAAACCCGACGCTCAGGCCTGGGGCTCGCCGTCCTGGCATGTCTGCTGGGGGCGCTCCCCGCCCAGGCCTCTCTCTACTGGCAAGCCGGTGTCCGGAGCAGCACGCCCAGCGTGTGCTTCGTGGGCAACGCACTCACCGCGCGGCCGGCGCGCGTGCAGCAGGTGCTCGACTACATCCACGACTTCGAGCGCGCCGCCAACATCCGCATCAACTACCTGGGCACCTGCCCGGCCCCCATCGTCCTGGCCAACGGCAATGACTGGCACGACGGTGACATCCGCGTCGTCATTCCCGGCACCAGCGTGTCCGGCACCGGCATGGTGCCCGGCAACGGCTGCCCGATGTTCCTCGTGAATGGCGTCTACAACGGGGACAACAACGGCTGGGGCAGCTGGTCCAACGCCCCCATCGACCTCTCCACGCACCGGGGGTGCCGCTACAACCTGAAGCTCGGTGACGACGGCGATGCCTTCGGCGTGCCCTGGAGAGATCACACGCTGCACGAGTTCGGCCACGCGCTCGGGCTCGCCCACGAGCACGAGCGCAACGACGTGGACTTCGCGATGTGCAGCGCCTCCGGCTATGGCGGCGGGGCGAGCAGCGGCCACCTGACGCCGTATGACCGGTACTCGGTTATGCACTACCAGTTCCTGTCCTGCGGCATCCACGGCAACTACGGCCACGCGGGCCTGTCCAACTGGGACCAGCTCGCGCTGCACATCCTCTACCCGGAGCCCGTGCGCGTCGCGGAGCTGACGGGCCGGACGGTCATCCGCACCACCGAGGCGCTGAACCTCGCGTCCGCCTGGGGTGCACGCGGAGCCAACCTCTCCGTCACCTCGTCGTCGTTCTCCTGGAAGCTGTCGGGCATCACCTACAGCTCGTCCAGCGGGCTCTCCACCTGGCTGGGAGCGGGAACGTATCCCTTGCAGTTCTCCCACTCGGACTTCCTCGGCCGGACGTACTCGTACTCTGGCACGGTGAAGGTGCTCACGCCCGTGGACTACGCGAAGCAGATTGTCACGCCCGTGGCCGCGCTCACGCCCCTGCTGTGAGGCCGTGGCCATGACGCCGCGGCGGCTCGCGACACCGGAGCCGCCGCGTCTCGCGGGGATGGATGGGACGGCGGCTCAAAGGCCGGACTGTTGGAGGTACCACGCCACCAGCCGCGCCACGCCGTCCTCCACCGATATCCGGGCCCGGAAGCCCGTCTCGCGCTCCAGGGCCGACGGGTCCGCCCAGGTGGACTCCAGCTCCCCGGGCTGCGCCGGCAGCGGGTTCAGCGTCGCCCGCGTGCGCAGGTGCCGCTCCAGCAGGGAGAGGAAGTCGCGCAGCGTCACCGGCTCGCCCCGCCCCACGTTGAGGAGCCGGTACGGCGGCGCTCCCGTGGGAGGCCGGTCCAGCACCCGCACCACGGCCTCCGCCACGTCGTCCACGTGCGTGAAGTCGCGCTGCATCCGCCCCTCGCCGTACAGGTCGATGGGGCGTCCCTCGCGCAGGGCCCGCAGGAAGAGCATGGGCGCCATGTCCGGACGCCCCCAGGGCCCATACACGGTGAAGAAGCGCAGGCCGCTGGTGGGCAGCCCCTGCAGGTGGCCGTACGTGTGGGCCATCAGCTCGTCCGCGCGCTTGGTGGCAGCGTAGAAGCTCAGCGGCCGGTCCGCCGCCGCGTCCTCCCGGAACGGGGCCGACGTCCCCGCCCCATACACGGAGCTGGAGGACGCGTAGACCAGGTGCTCCACGCCCCGCGCACACTCGAGGAGGTGGAAGAAGCCGGTGACATTCGTGTCCAGGTAGCCACGGGGGGACGTCCCCGCCGCTCGCACGCCCACGCGCGCCGCCAGGTGCACCACCCGCTCGGGACGCTCGCGCTCGAAGAGGGCCCGCAGCTCCGGCCCGTCCGTGACGTCCACCGCGTGGAAGGTGAAGGCCTCCGCGCCGGGCAGCCCCTGGAGCCGCGCCAGCCGGGCCCGCTTCAGCGCCACGTCCCCGGACGGGTCCAGGTTGTCCACGCCGATGACGACGTCCCCTCGCGCCAGCAGCCTCGCGCTGACGTAGTGGCCGATGAAGCCCGCCGCTCCGGTGACCAGGACCCGCATGCGGCCCTCACGCTCCCATGGATGCGCGGCCCGGGGCCACGCTCATCGCACCGGAGCGGCCGCCGGGGCGGGGCTACGGGGCCGCGGGGCTCCGACGGGACGGTGGAGCGGCCGGCGGCTCCCAGGCTCCACTCCGGGCGGGGGCTGGCCATGACGCTTCCCGTCAACACCGCTTGCACGTAGGGTGGACCCCATGGTGTCCGTGAAACAGCTCCGCCCCTTCGCCGGGGCCCCGCTGGACGCGTTCATGGCCGCGTCCGGCCCGGTGGCCCTCATCCAGCCGCCCGCCGCGCTCCTGCAGGCCGCCTCCCTGGGCGAGGTGAGTCTGCGCACCGTGGGCATGGCCCACCGCGCACGCATGGAGGAGCGGCTGCTCGCCATGCTGCGCGACTTCGACAACCTGGAGGTCCACTTCCTCCAGCCCACCGTGGACGGAGAAGAGTTCACCGTGGGCCGCACGGACACGTGCGACCTCGTGGTGCCGGACCCGTCCGTGTCCCAGCACCACGCCACCCTGCGCTGGAACGCCACCAGCGGCGGCTTCACGGTGCGCGACGCGGAGTCCATGAACGGCACGTTCATCAACGGCGCGCCGCTGGCCTACCGCGCCCAGGCGAAGCTCCACGACGGGGACACCCTGGCCTTCGGCGACGCCCAGTTCCTCTACCTGCGCGGAGAGACAGTCTACGAGCACCTGCGCCGGGCCAGCCCCAAGCCGCCCCAGCCCTGACGCCGGAGCTCAGGGCACGGCGCGGACGGCCTCGATGACGGCCTTGCGCAGATAGGAGCGCCAGTCCGTCTGCGCCTGGTAGATGCCCACCTGGGCCACGGTGTGCGTCTCGTTGCGCCACGCCAGCTCGCCGACGGGCGACACCACTCCCGTGTCCAGCACCACCTCGACCCGGCCCAGCGCGTTGATGGCGGACGCGTCCACCCAGGCCAGCACCACCACCACCGCCGCCTCGGCCCCGTTGTCGCTGATGAGCTGCACCACCTCCTCCGTGGAGGGCGCGGGAGACGGGGAGATGCGCGTGCCCACCACCTCGAAGCCCCGCTCGCGCAGCACCGCCTCCGTCTGGCTGACCAGCACCGTGCGCGGGTTGCCCTCGCCCATCAGGTCCTCGCGGTACGTGGACGTCGGCAGCGCGTCCACGCGCGAGCCCACCGCCACCACCACCTTGCGCAGGGCCCCGGGCGGCCGGACCTGGGGCGTGGCACAGGCGGCAAGCAGGAGGCTCAGCAGGACGGCGGCGGGACGGAAGACGCGCATGATGGGGAGACCCGAGGCGGAAGGTGGTGAACCTCCTATTAATGATACGAGAGCCGGCCCGCCGCCCAGGCCCTGCTCCGCTCCGTCCCCTGCCCCCCAGGGACGCTGGCGTCAGTCAAACAGCCCCTGCAGGTAGAAGCGGCCGTCCTTCCCGTCCCGGAACACCCACGCCGGGCCCAGCCCCTCGAAGTGCACCCGGTAGTAGTCCCGCTGGTAGGGCGTGTCGGACCACCACTCGCCGCCCAGCCGCTCCGGGCCCGCCACCGCCGTCACCCGGTGGCGCTTTCCGCCCACCCGCGCCGCGAGCAGCCGTCCCGACTCCGCCACCTCCGCGTCCAGCCAGGCCGGCGTCGCCAGCAGCCGCGAGGGCCGCTCGCGCCCGGCGCCCGCCGCCGCGTCCCTCCTTACGACGTCCTCCAGCCCGTCCGCCGCCAGCCCCCGCCTGCGCTCCGGCGGGTGGAAGCCCTTCGCCGCGTGCGCCGCCTCCGGCCGGTGCACGGCCTCCAGCCCCGCCGCGAAGAGCGACTCCTCTCCCAGCGTCGTCACCAGCCGCGACAGCACCACCTCCAGCGCCGCGTCCCCCTCTGGCGCGTCTCCCAGCGCCAGCTGCTGGCCCCGGTCCTCGGAGTGCTCGTCCACGCACGCGGACACCTCCGCCACCGGGTTCTCCAGCTTCAGCTCCTCCAGCCGGTGCCGCGCCAGGTCCAGCAGCAGCTTCGCCTGTGCCGTGGGCCGCGCCAGCGTCAGCGGCACCCGGGCCTGCCCCTTCGGGTCCAGCTTCAGCGAGAAGGTGAGCCGCACCGCCGCACGCCGCCGCCCGGACAGCCGCGCCCCCAGCCGGTCCGTCAGCGTCTTCAGGGCGAAGCGCAGCGGCTCGAAGGAGTCCGCGGGAAAGTCCAGCACCACCCGCTCCTCCAGCACCTCCTCCAGCACCGCCGCGACGAAGGGCGTGTCGTCCTCCCCCCGGCAGCGCGCATGCACCCGCGCCCCGGCCGCTCCGCCTCGCGCCGCCACCGCCGCCGCGGGCAGCGCCGCCACCTCGCCCAGCGTGGAGAGCCCCAGCGCGGAGAAGGCCGTCCCCTCCGCCGCCTCCAGCGCCGCCAGCGGCAGCGGAGCCAGCGCCCGGGCCCCCTCACCCGCCGGCACCACCTCCACCCGCCGTGCCCCGTACCGGGCCAGCGCCCGCGAGGTGAACGCCTCCGAGGCCACCACGGCATGCGCCCGGTAGCCCAGCTCCGCGCACAGCTCCAGGGCCCGCGCCCCCAGCCCCTCCTCGCCCCCCGCCAGGTGCGCCGCCCCCGCGTCCAGCCAGAGCCCGTCCGGCGCGGAGAGCTGGAAGCCCGGCGCCAGCGCCAGCAGCGCCTCGCCCAGCACCGTCAGCGCGCGCGCCTCGTCCTCCGGGCGGTAGGGGAAGTGCCGCAGCACCGGCTCCAGCGCCGTCGCCGCCGTCAGCGTCATCCCCGGCTTGACCCCCGCCTTCAGCGCCGTCGTGGAGGCGAAGGCCACGCGCCGCTGGCCGCGCACCTCCTCCACCAGCGCGAAGGGCCGGCCCGTCAGCTCCGGGACTTCCAGCACCTTGCGCTGCACCGGGAAGCGCGTGAAGTGCAGATACGCCCTGCGCATGGCCATGCTCAGTGCGCCACGCCGGCCGAGTCGAAGCCCTGCCGCAGGGACGGCATGGGCGCGTCACGGCCGGGCCGCTGGCCGAGGATGCCGCAGCCGTTGCGCAGCGCTCCGGCCTGGTCCTTCAGGAAGTCCGGCGTGGTGTCCGCCCCCGCCTCCGCCACGTCCAGCAGCCGCCCGCCGTCCTCCAGGCCCAGCTCCGGGTACAGCTCGCTCCACGGCAGCACCGCCCGCGTGCCCGTGCCCCCCTGACGGCTGCGCACCACCTCCACGGACCAGCCCTTCCCGTCCTGGGCCTCCGTGCGAAGCCGCGTCATCCCGTCCGCGGGCGCCTCCGGCGAGGTGAGCAGCAGCAGCAGCCCGCCCCCACGCTCCGCCGCGTCCGCCAGCTTCCGCGCTTCCGCCAGGGCGACCCGGGGCGTCCTCCCCGGCGAGCCCACCCCTCGCGTCAGGTCCAGCACCACGCAGGCGAAGGCGCCGCTGCGAGCCAGCTGCACCGCCGCCCACACCCGCTGATCGGGCGCCTTTGGCCGGACGATGAGCAGCCGCTCCAGGTCCACGCCCAGCGCCGCCGCCGCGGGCGGATACAGCTCACGGGGGCCATCCACCCAGGCGCACAGCCGCTCTTCCCGGTGCGCCGCCGCCACCGCGCGCAGCGCGAGGCTGGTGCGCCCCGAGGCCGCCTCACCGCACAGCTCCACCGCCTGCCCCAGCGGGAAGCCGCCCGCGGGCAGCAGCGCGTCCACCGCCTCCATGCCCGTGCGCAGCACCGCCAGGTAGCGCCGGGGTGCCGCCTGGAGCTGGCGGATGCGCTCCCGAAGCTGCTCGACCACCGAGCCCGAACCCGCCGCTCCCGCCCCTGCCCGCTGCTCCACCGCCGCGCTCATCTCGCCTCCTCGCCAGAACCCGACACCCTGAACGGTCGCCTGGACGCTCGTTCAGTATGCTCGTAGGTCTGACATGCGCCGCACAGGACGCAGGGCGATGGTGCGGTGGACCAGACCTGACAGCTCGGATCCACGGGGACGACCCTTCAGATCTCCAGGGTCTGCGTGCGCTCCGGGGGCGCTAACCCGCGCAGAGGACCTTCACCTCCACCTTCGTGTCATCCGCGCGGCGCAGGCACGAGCCCAGGAAGTACAGGCGCGCGGAGCGGTCCTCACCCGAGGGCTCGTAGCGCACGTCGCCCGCCGCCACCGAGCAGCGCTCCACCGTGCCGTCCGCGCGCGTCAGCTCCACCTGCGCCA comes from Pyxidicoccus trucidator and encodes:
- a CDS encoding FHA domain-containing protein — translated: MVSVKQLRPFAGAPLDAFMAASGPVALIQPPAALLQAASLGEVSLRTVGMAHRARMEERLLAMLRDFDNLEVHFLQPTVDGEEFTVGRTDTCDLVVPDPSVSQHHATLRWNATSGGFTVRDAESMNGTFINGAPLAYRAQAKLHDGDTLAFGDAQFLYLRGETVYEHLRRASPKPPQP
- a CDS encoding NAD-dependent epimerase/dehydratase family protein; its protein translation is MRVLVTGAAGFIGHYVSARLLARGDVVIGVDNLDPSGDVALKRARLARLQGLPGAEAFTFHAVDVTDGPELRALFERERPERVVHLAARVGVRAAGTSPRGYLDTNVTGFFHLLECARGVEHLVYASSSSVYGAGTSAPFREDAAADRPLSFYAATKRADELMAHTYGHLQGLPTSGLRFFTVYGPWGRPDMAPMLFLRALREGRPIDLYGEGRMQRDFTHVDDVAEAVVRVLDRPPTGAPPYRLLNVGRGEPVTLRDFLSLLERHLRTRATLNPLPAQPGELESTWADPSALERETGFRARISVEDGVARLVAWYLQQSGL
- a CDS encoding Y-family DNA polymerase, whose translation is MRRAYLHFTRFPVQRKVLEVPELTGRPFALVEEVRGQRRVAFASTTALKAGVKPGMTLTAATALEPVLRHFPYRPEDEARALTVLGEALLALAPGFQLSAPDGLWLDAGAAHLAGGEEGLGARALELCAELGYRAHAVVASEAFTSRALARYGARRVEVVPAGEGARALAPLPLAALEAAEGTAFSALGLSTLGEVAALPAAAVAARGGAAGARVHARCRGEDDTPFVAAVLEEVLEERVVLDFPADSFEPLRFALKTLTDRLGARLSGRRRAAVRLTFSLKLDPKGQARVPLTLARPTAQAKLLLDLARHRLEELKLENPVAEVSACVDEHSEDRGQQLALGDAPEGDAALEVVLSRLVTTLGEESLFAAGLEAVHRPEAAHAAKGFHPPERRRGLAADGLEDVVRRDAAAGAGRERPSRLLATPAWLDAEVAESGRLLAARVGGKRHRVTAVAGPERLGGEWWSDTPYQRDYYRVHFEGLGPAWVFRDGKDGRFYLQGLFD
- a CDS encoding ATP-binding cassette domain-containing protein, whose translation is MSSVRAHRVSFAFSDAVPVLSEVDFHLPSGWTGLVGANGAGKSTLLRLLAGELTPTEGNLQLEPPSPTVRLCPQEVETLTPDITAFAESWDSLARRLHGQLGLDVTALERWPTLSPGERKRWQVGAALAEEPHVLLLDEPTNHLDSEARAWLVAALKRFRGIGVVVSHDRSLLESLTTSTLRVHAGSARLWPGAYSAAQEHWQAEREAEVAAYQGARAEQRRAAHLLDQARREQQAVTANRSTRKRLKDKNDNDARSMGAKVVAGWAEDRAGHRVGVLRREFERVSDAVGEFTADKTVGRSVFVGYVRSPNPWLFTLDVPAVHAGDVELLGPVNLSVGREARVRVEGPNGAGKSTLVRALLDHSRVPLERVLYLPQDVGAVEARATLDAVRELPPEERGRVLSLVAALGVDPERLLASEQPSPGEARKLLIARGLGQHAWALVLDEPTNHLDLPSIERLEVALREYPGALLLVSHDAAFARACTSESWRVEHGRVEVTSG
- a CDS encoding ImuA family protein, whose product is MSAAVEQRAGAGAAGSGSVVEQLRERIRQLQAAPRRYLAVLRTGMEAVDALLPAGGFPLGQAVELCGEAASGRTSLALRAVAAAHREERLCAWVDGPRELYPPAAAALGVDLERLLIVRPKAPDQRVWAAVQLARSGAFACVVLDLTRGVGSPGRTPRVALAEARKLADAAERGGGLLLLLTSPEAPADGMTRLRTEAQDGKGWSVEVVRSRQGGTGTRAVLPWSELYPELGLEDGGRLLDVAEAGADTTPDFLKDQAGALRNGCGILGQRPGRDAPMPSLRQGFDSAGVAH